A segment of the Flavobacteriales bacterium genome:
CTCTGGGAGCCGCGCGTACTCATCGCCGGCGCCCTTCACGATGGCCTTGAGCTGGAACTCACCGAGCAATCGGCTCCAGCGCAGCACATCGTTACGGTCGTTCGCCTCCGTGACGATGCGGCCCTTGAGCTGCGCGGCAAGCGCTTCGAGCACGGGATCAGCCTCCTTCGAGGCCGCCTGTTCATGCCAGCGCGCGTCGAGCAAGGCCTGGCGCAGCAGGGCGATGCTGCCCATGAGCGAGCTGGGGTAATTGTCCGGCGAGCTGCCCTTGCGGAAGCTGAGGTGCGCAGCGGCATCGGGCTGCACGACGCTCTTCACCGGAGCTTCGTCATTCAACGCGATGGCTGCCGATGTGCCCCGTGCGATGCCGTCCATGCGGTGCGCGATGACCAGCCCGTAGCCTTGTTCGCGCAGCTTGGCCGCCTTCTCCGGATCGGCCTTGAACAGTTCGTGCGCACGGGCGTCAGCACGAAGAGCGCCATTCCAGTGTCGCGCGCCTTTATTCTCGGCCTTGCGCTCCTCGCTGGTGCTGGCCGCGACGCCCAGATCACTGTATGGCTCGATCAGCGCAGGCCAGATGTGCAGGCCGTTGAGGTCGCGCACCACCGCATCCGCAGGGATGCTCACACCGGTTCCGGCTGCGATCACCTCGCCATTTCGGATCAGCAACGTGGCCTTGGCGACCAGCGTGCGGGCATCGGTGTGCAGCACGGCGTTGGTGAAGGCGTAGGCCTTGGGCGCGGAATCGCGCACATGGGAAGGCGGCGCGGTGGTCTGCGCACGGATGAGCCCAGGCAGGAGAAAAAGCGAGAGGAGAATGTTGCGCATGCCGACCGGGCGAATGTAGAGGCAGGTTCAGCGAAGGAACCGACTCATTGCCCCGGCCCGACGTGCTGCCCCAGCCACCCGAAAACGGTCTCATGCCACTGCTTGGAGTTCTGCGGCTTGAGCACCCAATGGTTCTCATCCGGGAAGCGCAGGTACTTCGACTCGATGCCCTTGCTCTGGCACGCAGTGAAGGTGCCGATGCCCTGGGTGAGCGGCACGCGGAAGTCCTTATCGCCGTGGATCACCAGCATGGGCGCGCGCCATTGCGCCACGTGCAGCATGGGGTTGAAGGACTCGTAGTTCTCCGGCTTCGAGAACACGCTGCCTCCATTCTCCCAATCGGTGAACCAGAGCTCCTCGGTGCTGTAGCCCATGGAACGCGTGTCGAAGATGCCGCAATGCGAGACCAGGCACTTGAATGCATCGGGCCAATTCCCGGCGATCCAATTCATCATGAAGCCGCCATACGATGCGCCCAAGGCCGCTGCGCGCGCGCCGTCGAGGAAGGCGTACTTGCTAAGCGCGAAGGCCCAGCCTTTCTGCAGGTCCTCCAAGGCACGATCGCCCCAATGCTGATTGATCGCATCGGTGAAGGCCTGGCCATAGCCGGTGCTGCCGTGGAAATCGATCATCACCACCGCGTAGCCGGCGCCGGCGTAGGTCTGCGGGTTCCAGCGGTAGCTCCAGGCGTCGCCGAAGCTGCCCTGCGGCCCGCCGTGGACCAGGAAGGCCACCGGGTATTTCCGGCCTTCCTCGTAGTTGGCCGGCTTCAGAACATACCCGTGCACCGTCTCATTGTTCCATCCAGCGAAGCTGAATTGCTCGTAAGCGCCGAAGGATTTCTCCTTCAGGCCCGCGTTGAAGCTGGTGAGCGGCATGGCATCGGCATCGATGTAGGGCGTCTTGGGCTTGGCGGCGTAGAGCTGCGCTGGACCACTGAGGCCGCTCTTGAGGAAGACGATGCCCTTGGGCGTTTCAGCGAAGGCATCGAGGTGGCCATCGCGGCTCAAGGGCAGCACCTGGCCGCTCTTGATGTCGATGCGGAAGAGGCGGTGCTTGCCCAGGTCATCGGCGGTCACGAGCAGGCTGCCGCCATCGCGGCTCCACTTCATATCGGCCACGCTGCGGTCCCAATCGGGGGCAAGTGTCCTGATCTTGCCCGTATTGATATCCTGCAGGCGGATCTCGAAGCGGTCGGCCTCGTAGCCGGGGCGCTTCATGGCCTTGTAGGCAAGGGTCTTCCCATCGGGTGAGGCCACCGGTGCCGCATCCCAAGCCGGATTCTCCGTGGTGATGCAGCGCGCCTCACCACCGGTCACAGGCACACTGAAGATGTCGAAGTTGGTGCTCCACGGCTCACGCTTGCCTGCGATGCGCATGCTGAAGTAGACCGTGCGGCCATCGGCGCTGAAGCAGAAATCCTCGTTTCCGCCGAAGGGCTTGGAGGGCACATCGCCGTCGAGGCCATCGGTGAGGGCGACCGGCACCGATTCCGGCTTGTTCAGGTCGACATAGAAGAGGTGGTTGCGCGTGCCATCCTTCCACGTGTCCCAATGCCGCAGGAAGAGCTTGTCATGCACCATGCCGCTGGCTTTCGCTGCTTCACGCGTCTCCCGGATCTTCTGTGAGCAGGTGATCTCGAATCCCTTGCATTCCGGGAAAACCGCCAAGGCCACGACCACGTCCTTGCCCGTGGGCGAAACGCGATAGTCCTCCACGTCAAGCGGGAGCGTGGTCACTTGCACGGCATGGGTGCCAGTGGCATCGGCCCGCCAGACCTGATTGCTGCCGCTGCGCGCGCTGAGGAAGAAGAAGCCAGAGCCATCGGCGAGCCACTGCACGCCATGGGCGCCGCCCTCACTCACGGGCAATTTCACTTCGGGCTTAGCGGGATCAACGAGGTCCTTCATCCATAGCGTGCTCACGCCTTTGTTCTTCTCCATGTCCGTAGCGCGCACATTGAAGAGGGCCTTGGTGCCTGCGGGATCTACAGCGAGGCCGCTGAGGCGGTCGATCATCAGGAGATCATTGTAGGTGAAGGCCTGCTGGGCAAGGGCAACAATGGGTGCCACGGCCAGTGCGATGAGGGCGATGCGTTTCATGCTGTTGGTCTGATCGAAGGGCGAAGGTCGGCAACAGGGTTGAAGCCGCCGCCTACCTTCGGCGCATCGCCTCCGCACTTGGCTTCGGCGAGCACCGCATGTCGAAGAACATCTCGTCACTCTCCGGCCGTGATGGCAAGGAGCTCGAGGATCCCCTCTGGGAGCGCCTTCAGCAAGCGGCTTCCAATACCGGCACGCCCGAGGACCGCGCCCTTACGCAGATCGCCGACGACTTCCTCATCGGCGAGGCCATCACCTATGGCACCAGCTCGTTCTACGATTTCCTGAAGAAGGAGAACCAGGGCAAGAAGGCCTACGTGTGCAACGGCAGCGCCTGCTTGGTGGCGGGCACGCAGGGGAAGGTGCACGATGAGTTGGCGAAGCGCTTCAAGCCGGAAGAGATCGGCCACATGTGCTGCCTGGGACGCTGCCATGAGAACAGCGCGTTCAATGTGGGTGGGCTCAATTACAGCGGGGATGCGATCGATCGGCTGGCGGAAGTGGTTGATGCTGGGTTGGGGATTGAGAGGTTGAAGGTTGGCGGCGCATCCTCCTTTCCCAACATGGACGACTACCACGTGGGCACAAGCATGGCCGCGCCGATCCTCACGGCGCCGATGCCACCGCTGCCTGAGTTCTACGCTGTGTGGGAACACGTGCTGAAGAGCGACTCGGTAGATGTATTGAACGAGATCAAGACGGCCACGATCCGCGGGCGCGGCGGGGCCGGCTTCCCCATGGGCTTCAAATTGGAGGCCTGCCGCAACGCGCAGGACCTAACCGGCAACGGCACGCCGCGCAAGTACATCGTGTGCAACGCCGACGAGGGCGATCCCGCCGCGTACAGTGATCGTTATCTGCTCGAGCAGCGCCCGCACCGCGTGCTGCTGGGCATGATGATCGCCGGCTATTGCGTGGGCGCCGACACGGGCGTGCTCTACATCCGCGCCGAGTACCCCGAAGCGGTGGAGATCGTGAAGCAGGCCGTGCGCGACCTGGAGGCGAACGGCTGGATCGGCAATGACATCAAGGGCAGCGGCTTCAACTGGCGCTTCAAGGTGATCAAGGCCGCAGGCGCCTACGTGTGCGGCGAAGAGACGGCGCTGCTCAACAGCATTGAGGGCAAGCGCGGTGAGGTGCGCACGCGTCCACCGTATCCAGCGCAGCAAGGGCTCTTCAACCGTCCCACCGTGGTGAACAATGTGGAGACCCTGGCCTGTGTTCCCTGGGTGATCGCGAATGGCGGCGCAGCCTTCGCCAAGCTGGGCAGCGAGAAGAGCAACGGCAGCAAGCTGGTTTGCCTCGACAGCGGCTTCAAGCGCCCTGGCATCTACGAGGTGGAATGCGGAACCCCTCTTGCGAAGGTGATCGACGAGCTCGGTGGCGGCTTCGCGCGGCCCACGAAGGCCCTGCACATCGGCGGCCCGCTCGGCGGCATCGTGCCGCTGCAGAAGATCAACGCGCTCGGCATCGACTTCGAGAGCTTCCAGAAAGAGGGTTTCCTCTTGGGCCATGCCAGCATCCTGAGCATCCCGCAGGATTATCCGATGGTGGACTACCTGGAGCACCTCTTCGAGTTCACCGCGCTGGAGAGTTGCGGCAAATGCTTCCCGTGCCGCATCGGCAGCACGCGCGGCAAGGAGCTGCTCGCAGGCGCGAAGGCGGGCCGAAAGATCGACCGCGCGCTCTTCAACGACCTGGTGGAGACCATGGAGATCGGCTCCCTGTGCGCGCTGGGCGGAGGTCTGCCGCTGGGTGTGAAGAACGCGCTGCAGTACTTCCGCGCGGAGCTCGACGGCTACTTCGCGTGAGTCCGGCTCTCCGTTTCAGCAACCGGCATGCGGCCATCGCTGCGGCCCTGTTGGCGGTCGAGCTCATGATCGCCTTCCAGGTTGAACAGCCCTTCATCCGCTTCCACCTCGGCGACTTGCTCGTGGTGATGCTGATGCACTTCACCTTGCGCGCGCTATTCGATTGGCCGGCGAAGCTTGCGGCTCTCAGCGTGCTGCTGTTCGCCTTTGCGATCGAAGGCACCCAAGCAGCCAGCCTCATTCATCTCCTCGGCCTCTCCGATGCCACTTGGGCGAGGCTCTTGATGGGCGACACCTTCCAGTGGGCCGACCTGTTGATGTACCTCCTTGGTTCCGGGCTGGCCTTGTGGATCGACGACCGCATATCGCTCACGCACAGCACGGCCCCTTGACAGGGCCCATGTGTTCCGCCGCGAGCGCATGCTGCGCTCGGGCTGACTTTGAGAAAAGCACCTCCCGGAACAATAGGCGGTGGAAAACCCATCCAGGCGCAGCGAGCCCGCTCAAGGCATCCGCTTAGCTTCGATTCACCAAACCAACCACCATGAACACGAAAGTCGTACTCGCCGCGCTGGCCGCATCGGCGGCCGCTTTCCTGCTCGGATGGGGCATCTATGGCGTTGCCCTGAGCAGCTATTCGGAGGCTGCCATGAACAAGTTCGAGGGCTTCATGAAGGCTCAGGAGAACTGGAGCTGGCTCTCGCTCATCGCGGCCAATGTGGCCTATGGCTGCATGATCGCTTTCGTCATTTGGCGCATGGGCGTAGGCTCTGCGAAAGCCGCGTTGCTGCCGGGCTTCATCATCGGCTTCCTGCTCACAGCCAACTTCGACCTGATGATGCACGCCATGAGCAACCTCTTCTACGAGCGCATGTACATTGTGGTCGATGCGTTGGCAGGCGGAGTGCTCGCTGCGCTCACCGCCGCCGTGGCTGGGCTGGTGCTCGGCAGCGGAGGCAAGGGCTGAGCGAAGCCGCCTACGGCGGATACCCGCATGATGCGATCCTCGCGGGCCGTGCTTTAGCGCACCCGCCTACGCCTCTGCCTTTGCCACTTCCTTCACGCCCATGCCCATCGCCGCCTTCACGAAGGCGATGAACAAAGGGTGCGGCTTGGCCACGGTGCTGCGGTACTCCGGATGGAACTGCACGCCGATGAACCAGGGGTGGCCCTTGATCTCCACGATCTCCACGAGCTTGCCCTGCGGGTTGATGCCTGATGCCGCCATGCCGGCTTTCTCGTAGGCCTTCAGGTAAGCATTGTTGAATTCGTAGCGGTGGCGATGCCGTTCGCTGATGTCGCGCTTTCGGTAGACCTGCTTCGCCAGGCTATCATCCTCCAGTTTGCACGGGTAGGCGCCCAGACGCATGGTGCCGCCCTTGTCCGCTATCTGCTTCTGCTCCTCCATCATCGCGATCACCGGATGCGTGGTGTCGGCGTTCATCTCCGTGCTGTTGGCATCGGTGTAGCCGAGCACGTTTCGGCCGAACTCGATCACCGCGCACTGCATGCCCAAGCAGATGCCGAGGAAGGGCACCTTGTTCTCCCGTGCGTATTTGATCGCCTCGATCTTCCCCTCGATGCCACGATGCCCGAAGCCCGGCGCCACGAGTACCCCGGCCAACCCGCCGAGGTGCTTGGCGACGTTCTTCGGGGTGAGCTTCTCGCTGTGCACCCACTTGATATGGACCTTGAGCTCATTGGCCGCACCAGCGTGCTCCAAGGCTTCCTTGATGCTCTTATAGGCATCCTTCAGCTCCACGTACTTGCCCACGAGGCCGATATGCACTTCGCCCTTTGGCTCCTTGTAGCGGCGCAGGAAGTCCTTCCAGGCCTCCAGGTCGGCATCCGGAAAGGTGGTCACGCCGAGTTTCCTCAGCACCACTTCATCGAGCCGCTCCTGCTGCATCATCAGCGGCACGTCGTAGATCGTCTCGGCATCTCGGCTCTCGATCACTGCCTCAGCGTCCACGTTGCAGAAGAGGGCGATCTTCTCCTTCATGCCCTTCTGCATAGGATGCTCCGTGCGGCACACGAGGACGTCGGGCTGCACGCCTAGGCTGAGCAGCTCCTTCACGCTGTGCTGCGTGGGCTTGGTCTTCAGTTCGCCGGTGGTGCCCAAGAACGGCAAGAGGGTCAGGTGAATGGTGAGGCAGTCCTTGCCCTTGGCCCATTTGAGCTGGCGTATAGATTCGATGTACGGCAGGCTCTCGATGTCGCCCACGGTGCCGCCCACCTCGGTGATCACGAAGTCGTAGATGCCTTTGCGGCCTAAGGCCTGTATGTGCGCCTTGATCTCGTCGGTGATGTGCGGGATCACCTGCACGGTCTTTCCGAGGTATTCGCCGCGCCGTTCCTTGCTGATGACGTTCTGGTAGATGCGGCCGGTGGTGACGTTGTTCGCCTGGCTGGTGGGGACATCGAGGAAGCGCTCATAATGGCCCAGATCGAGGTCGGTCTCAGCGCCATCCTCGGTCACGAAGCACTCGCCGTGCTCGTACGGATTGAGCGTGCCCGGATCCACATTGATGTAGGGGTCGAGCTTCTGGATGGTGACCGTGAAGCCGCGCGCCTGCAGCAATTTGGCCAAGGAGGCCGAGATGATGCCTTTGCCGAGGCTGGAGGTGACCCCTCCGGTAACGAAGATGTATTTGGTGGAGCCCGTCATCGCCGATGGAAAGGGCCCTTGGGCGGACCGCGATCACGGGGTGTAAATGTAGGTGCGCAGGTTGAAGGTTGGTTAAGGTTGAGGGTTGCAGGTTGAATGCGCCGCCTCATCATTCTCGTCGCCTCTAAATGCAGCCCACCCCCCCATATGCATCCGCGAGACGCCCGAACAGAGCGAGGGGCTGAAGGTCATTCAACCCTCAACCCCTGCTAAACCTTCAACCCTCAACCGGCAACTAGTACCGGTAGGCGTCGCTCTTGAACGGACCGTTCTTGGGCACGCCGATGTACTTGGCCTGCTCGTCGGTGAGCTCTTCCAGCTCCACGCCGATCTTGGCAAGGTGCAGGCTGGCCACCATCTCATCGAGGTGCTTGGGCAGCACGTACACCTTGTTCTCGTACTTGTCGTGATTCTTCCACAGCTCGATCTGCGCCAGCGTCTGGTTGGTGAAGCTGTTGCTCATCACGAAGCTGGGGTGGCCTGTGGCGCAGCCCAGGTTCACCAGGCGGCCTTCGGCCAGGATGATCACATCCTTGCCGTCGATGGTGTACTTGTCCAC
Coding sequences within it:
- a CDS encoding S9 family peptidase, whose amino-acid sequence is MKRIALIALAVAPIVALAQQAFTYNDLLMIDRLSGLAVDPAGTKALFNVRATDMEKNKGVSTLWMKDLVDPAKPEVKLPVSEGGAHGVQWLADGSGFFFLSARSGSNQVWRADATGTHAVQVTTLPLDVEDYRVSPTGKDVVVALAVFPECKGFEITCSQKIRETREAAKASGMVHDKLFLRHWDTWKDGTRNHLFYVDLNKPESVPVALTDGLDGDVPSKPFGGNEDFCFSADGRTVYFSMRIAGKREPWSTNFDIFSVPVTGGEARCITTENPAWDAAPVASPDGKTLAYKAMKRPGYEADRFEIRLQDINTGKIRTLAPDWDRSVADMKWSRDGGSLLVTADDLGKHRLFRIDIKSGQVLPLSRDGHLDAFAETPKGIVFLKSGLSGPAQLYAAKPKTPYIDADAMPLTSFNAGLKEKSFGAYEQFSFAGWNNETVHGYVLKPANYEEGRKYPVAFLVHGGPQGSFGDAWSYRWNPQTYAGAGYAVVMIDFHGSTGYGQAFTDAINQHWGDRALEDLQKGWAFALSKYAFLDGARAAALGASYGGFMMNWIAGNWPDAFKCLVSHCGIFDTRSMGYSTEELWFTDWENGGSVFSKPENYESFNPMLHVAQWRAPMLVIHGDKDFRVPLTQGIGTFTACQSKGIESKYLRFPDENHWVLKPQNSKQWHETVFGWLGQHVGPGQ
- a CDS encoding formate dehydrogenase yields the protein MSKNISSLSGRDGKELEDPLWERLQQAASNTGTPEDRALTQIADDFLIGEAITYGTSSFYDFLKKENQGKKAYVCNGSACLVAGTQGKVHDELAKRFKPEEIGHMCCLGRCHENSAFNVGGLNYSGDAIDRLAEVVDAGLGIERLKVGGASSFPNMDDYHVGTSMAAPILTAPMPPLPEFYAVWEHVLKSDSVDVLNEIKTATIRGRGGAGFPMGFKLEACRNAQDLTGNGTPRKYIVCNADEGDPAAYSDRYLLEQRPHRVLLGMMIAGYCVGADTGVLYIRAEYPEAVEIVKQAVRDLEANGWIGNDIKGSGFNWRFKVIKAAGAYVCGEETALLNSIEGKRGEVRTRPPYPAQQGLFNRPTVVNNVETLACVPWVIANGGAAFAKLGSEKSNGSKLVCLDSGFKRPGIYEVECGTPLAKVIDELGGGFARPTKALHIGGPLGGIVPLQKINALGIDFESFQKEGFLLGHASILSIPQDYPMVDYLEHLFEFTALESCGKCFPCRIGSTRGKELLAGAKAGRKIDRALFNDLVETMEIGSLCALGGGLPLGVKNALQYFRAELDGYFA
- a CDS encoding DUF2809 domain-containing protein, encoding MSPALRFSNRHAAIAAALLAVELMIAFQVEQPFIRFHLGDLLVVMLMHFTLRALFDWPAKLAALSVLLFAFAIEGTQAASLIHLLGLSDATWARLLMGDTFQWADLLMYLLGSGLALWIDDRISLTHSTAP
- a CDS encoding CTP synthase, with the translated sequence MTGSTKYIFVTGGVTSSLGKGIISASLAKLLQARGFTVTIQKLDPYINVDPGTLNPYEHGECFVTEDGAETDLDLGHYERFLDVPTSQANNVTTGRIYQNVISKERRGEYLGKTVQVIPHITDEIKAHIQALGRKGIYDFVITEVGGTVGDIESLPYIESIRQLKWAKGKDCLTIHLTLLPFLGTTGELKTKPTQHSVKELLSLGVQPDVLVCRTEHPMQKGMKEKIALFCNVDAEAVIESRDAETIYDVPLMMQQERLDEVVLRKLGVTTFPDADLEAWKDFLRRYKEPKGEVHIGLVGKYVELKDAYKSIKEALEHAGAANELKVHIKWVHSEKLTPKNVAKHLGGLAGVLVAPGFGHRGIEGKIEAIKYARENKVPFLGICLGMQCAVIEFGRNVLGYTDANSTEMNADTTHPVIAMMEEQKQIADKGGTMRLGAYPCKLEDDSLAKQVYRKRDISERHRHRYEFNNAYLKAYEKAGMAASGINPQGKLVEIVEIKGHPWFIGVQFHPEYRSTVAKPHPLFIAFVKAAMGMGVKEVAKAEA